The nucleotide window TTAAAGAGGACCCCAAGCAAGTGTTGTGTAAACAGGAGGAGGAGGTTCATTCAGTTAAAAAAGACTCCAAATATTCTCAAGatattgattatgatgattttGGCGATGATGTCTATGCAATTCCAAAAGTAGTAGTGCCAAGTCAATTAGGTAATCCAGTGCCCACTAGTACTAGTAGTATAATCAAGAATTCAATAGGAAACACATCACTTGAGTATAATAACACAAGATCAGCTGGCTTTAGTGTTGGACAAGGTGGAATGGAATGGAAAAACCCACCACCGGGGTATGTCTGTCATCGATGCAAGGTGCCTGGGCATTTCATTCAGCATTGCCCTACAAATGGTGACCCCAATTATGACATCAAGAAAGTAAGTGCAAGTGTTGCTGTTTTGATGGCAGCTTTTACTAAGGAAGTTGAAGGATTGTCATGTTCTTCATCGTCTTCTAAGCGTTCCTATACAGATATACCACCAGAGCTTCACTGCTCATTGTGTAAAGGATTAATGAAAGATGCAGTTATAGCAAGCAAATGTTGTTTTAGTAGTTTCTGCGACAAATGCATAAGGAATCATATTATGTCTAACTCTGTTTGCGTATGTGGGGCTAGAAATATACTTATTGATGCTCTCTTGCCTAATTTGACTCTAAGAGCCACAGTAAACAGAATCTTACAGTCTAATAGCACTACTTCTTCAGAGTCATGTAGGACGCGGGTAGAAGAGTTTCCACGAGCTGTTGAAGAAGTAAatatgaagaaaaggaagaaaccAAGTGATGATGTTGCTGCTGTTAACATGCAACGGGATGTTGAAACTAGAAAATTGGGTTTTAAAAGGAATAAGTGTGAGATGAGCAGCGAGTTTTCAAGTGTAATTACTTATTGAGGGGTCAAAATATAAACCACATTTTGTAATATTATCGAATTCAATACAATGTTAGTTGTCtctaatatttttcctttcaagtTAGATTAGTAATTTTATCTGTTTGATCACACATAATTTGATATCTCCTCTATATTAGTGACATTAGAACGCAGCATGCGATGCACTATTTAAATAAGATAATCTCAATGTTATTAATTCGCAGGAAGCAAACTACATTAATTCGAAAATGTCTGGTATTACACAAGTGCCTGAACATTGAAGTCTTatttcaaatacaatttcacAGAATACTTTGCAAATGAACTAAAACAATGGGTTAGAGTTTGCACATTGATATAATGTTGAATCTGTGTTTTTTGAATTAGTCTTTGTGAGTCAAAAAGCACCAATCTTTGTGGTGGTAAGCTTCATATAACTTCTATTTAACGAACTGGACAAAATGAATCTCCTACTATCGTATACAAAGTTGTGAGATCTAGAAAGGAAAATTGATCTCAAATATATACTTAAATCCTAAATTGAGAAGTGAAGTCAATGAAGATGTCCTCTCGGCAGGGAATTGTGATACCACCCATTGGATGATTGAAGCCAAATTCTTCCTCTGCTAGACTTAGCAAGTCTTGAAATGAAGGCTGGCTCAAGTATGATATCGGTATCACAAATCTCTTTTCTGCTGCTCCCcgacataaacaacaaaatggCGCTTGGGAACATCCAAAGAAGTTGAAGACTTCTTGATTATACGAGGAACATGGATAGCCATGATCTTTTAATTAAGATGAGCAAATGATGAAGAGAACAATTACTAAAAATTCTGAAAGGAAAGGAAAATCTTTGACTAGTTCTCTAGTTTTTTGGGAGAGGTGTAGTGGTTGTGGCTACTTCTCAAAATGTGCTTATATAAGAGAAGGGCAAGCCAAAAAATCTCCTCGATTTGTGGTGAAGAGCCATTTGGGTTGAGCATCAGTGAAGGACAATGACATATCAATTACCACATGGTCCTGTCTTCCAGCTTATTGACATGATTAATTGTTTTAGCTCATATAAGTTCAAGAACAAACAGTCCTACTTTTTTCTCATACATTGAACAAAGGATCTCTCGgaatcaaatccataaatatgGAACAGTGACATATGATGATTTCAAGGACTAAAATATATGCAAACTGTGTGTCCATATATTTAAGAAGAATAAGAGAAGACATGCCAACCTTATAGGATTTCACTGGTGAAGAAATAGCACAAGAAGTATCACATGGCTTTGTTGTCCAACTCATCCTCGAGCATTTATGGTTTTATGCCATTGAGCCTGAAGCTCAACAGGCACCACTATTTTTCATGACAAGATAGAGAACACAGGATCTTTAGAAATCAAATTGAAAACAATTGGTGATTGTCTTGTAATGACTTGGGTCTGGATCACTTGATCAGAGATGTCTTACTATTTATAACAATGGTAGTTCCAACTGGTATATCTTATTCACAAATGAATTATTTGAGAGTTGGACTTCTACAACAGTACGATTGAAGATAAATTTACTGAATTATCCGACAACTTATTTGTTTGGTCCCTCATACTTAAGCCATTGTGGATCAACTTTCCAGATTAGGATAATCCATGTTATTTCAACATATAGAAATGTTTCCAAATGGTAGAGAATAGTAATGTACTAATGTTTACTGACTATCATTTTACTAAAGATGGCAGTGACCATAATATCATCAATTATGGGTTATGCCACTTTAGAAGATCAGATCTcattcagattagcaaaccatGAGAGTTGACAAAAATTTCTATTGCAATGAATTCATTACATCAATATATGGACTAGAATGGGACCATACAAGTGAAAAGGTTCAGTACTTCAATTCTTTGTGAAGTAGAAAAATTTCTTTAGTCAAATGACAGAGGAATGACGTCCATTCACTATGTTCTAACTAGTGTATTTTCTAACTCTGAACTGTACAGGGTGGAGATAAGCCTGCTTTACAACTATACAAAATTGAGCAAAAATGGGGACTGGTTTCCTTCTTACTTCCTCAAGCGTGATGTGAGATCAATGAAAAAATCCTCACTGCAGGGAATTGTCACACCACCCATTGGATGGTTGAAGCCAAATTCTTCCTCAACTTGACTAAGCAAGTTTTGAAATAACGGTTCACTCAGGAATGATATGGGGACTACAAATCTCTTCTTCTGCGTCTCCCCGACATACACAACAAAGTGACCCTTGGGAACATCTCTAGTTGTGGAAGACTTCTTGATCATACGAAGAATAGCCATAATCTTTTAGTTATAGatgagaaaagaaagaattacTAAAGAACTCAAAAGCAGAGAAAACTTTGAATACTTTCAAGTTTGCTGAGAGCTGTGGTGGTAGATACCTCTTTGAATATGTTTATATAGGCAATGTCAACTCATACAATATGTGTTGAATAGGTATTTGTGGGCACCAGCAGAAGACAATGTAACTGAAGTATCACATGCTATTGCCCTCCaagtattaaattttttgtCATACTGTTCAAGTACAATAGGCCCTACCTTACTTGAAATTTAGAACAAAGCATTACTAATTGTAGAATTTTTAATAAGAGATGACCTGGAGCTTAGTTATGCCTGGACCACTCGGATAAAAGGTAACTCTGGACATGTATTGCTGTTTGATTTATAGTAAGCTCCATACTGGGAGACATGAAAATTTATCAATTACTATCCCAAAACAGCAGTAACGTTAGAGAGGCCAATTGCTTCCTAGCTTTGTTCAGACTTGAAACATAGTTTAACATTAGGCCTTAGTTCAAGGACAACAGGATCTACCTTCTTTTTTAGCTTGGGACAAGGTATCACTCACAATCAATTGCCAAACAAGAGTTGTGCCATGTTATTATTTATGTCTAGATACACATCCCTGAAAATTCGTAGATGGTAACACGGTTttgttgtaaatatttttttaaaatgaccataatttCCAATTCCAAGTGCTTCTTACCTGAGGTCTACAACTTGATCCGAAATATATGGGAGAATTTATCATTAATCATTATCATCCTAAATGGTTGAAAAAAATTTGTATGTGGAAATTTGGGAAATGGTACTAAGATTGTAAATTGTACTTCTGTTCCATCCCATCATCACACAGTCATTTACCATTCGGcttattaattgtttgtgtgtatatatagaaGAAGGCCGCTCAAAGGCTAAAGCCAGAGCGTGATGGCAATATTTGATCGGCTACCTAATCAGTTTTGTGATTGACAAGCATTTCATTCCAGATCATATAGGTGAAGAAAGAGAATGGTACCTGATCATGGTACCCGGAAACATCCTATAACAGATGGTAAAATGATTTGATTGATGTCTATGAAGACACTAGTACATGAAGGATCATATGACTTTTCCTTCGCTGTCCTTTTGTGCAGTACTTATAATTTGAGAACTTGCTAACAAATTTCCATACACCGGCATAATAAAATAGGTCGATTGAACAACTATAGTGCTCGGGACTGGGTATGGAACTGCAATCGCAAGACACTGGATCAAAGTAATCTATTTACTTGGTCAGCGTGACTACAAACTGACATGGGCCACATGGCACTCAGAATGCCACACCAACTGGTTTGATTCCTTCTATCCCTATGCCCTTTTCTTGAGCCGAGTCTTTAGgaaacagtctctctatctCCATGAGATAGGGTAAGGTCTACTTACACTCTACCCTCCACAGACTCTACTTGTGGGAATactgggtatgttattgttgttatttatCTGTGATTCCATATGCCCTTAAACAAACAAATCACTGCTGTAAATTTAGTGTATACAGGCCTAACCTTGTCAAACATTTCAAATAACAagttgtaaaaagaaaaatcaggTTTCATGTCATGAATTTTTCGAATAACATATCCATGAAACTGCCTACCCAATTCAAAGAGACCAATAAAGAGTTTAAAGCAtctgaaagagaaaaaatttacCCGTGTACAAGGCCTCCATCCACATCTTAGCTTCAGAGCAGCCTGACAGGAAATGCTCTTCACAGGAATTTCATCGAACACCATAACTGCATTATGTAAAGGGCGTGAATTTCTTGACCAATGACTTAACATACAGCACAAACAGAGCAAGAAACACATACACACACTTAAAAGCTATCCTGATTTCAGTGTAAACACCATTGAATACATGAACGAGACGATATTGAGAGCAAGAGCGTGGAGTAAGGTGTTGGATACTTGGATTGAAATATTTATCAGGATGCACTGGTTTTATATCTTTCTTTCGGTTTCATCAAGAGTACTCTTTCATCAATAACAGACAGTTTTTGTTCCTCATATCATAAATCCTCTAATCTGATGATTTAATCAACTTAGCAGACCAGAATTATCCCAAGTTATTCAGCTGATAGAGAGAACTTTTGATAAATCAAGCCAGAGATTTGCttctaaatgaagcaaagaATGAAAATGTCCAAATGGAATGCCATATACTAATATGATTTCTTGGATAATTTGAGATTTGCACTTTAGAAGCTCCATTTTCCATGTAATGGAGAAAATGGAGTTATTTAAGGAACTTTGTTCAACAAGATTACTATCAAACCAATTGGATAAAGAATGTCTGTGAAAAGATTTCATTTGATAAACTACTGAATATTACAATTGCGATTGGGATCTACTGTTGTATCTGACAGTAATCCCCTCTATCTAATTTTCTAAGATGTGGTATGTATGATGTGTCTTTCCTAACTACAAACTGGAAATCCAGGTTAGTTCTTTACAAAATTGTGAAAGGAAAAGCCTCAGGTCCTATTCAAGCGAGAAGTAAGATCAATGAACACATCCTCACTACAGGGAATTGTGACACCGCCCATTGGATGATTGAAGCCAAATTCTTCCTCAGCTTGACTAAGCAAGTCTTGAAATAAAGGTTGGCTCAAGAATGAAATGGGGATTACAAATCTCTTCTTTTGCTTCTCCCCAACATAAACAGTAAAATGGCCTTTCGGAACGTCTCCACTTGTAGAAGACTTCTTGATTATACGAGGCATACGGATAGCCATGGTCGTTTAGTTCAATATAGATGAGCAAATAAGGAAGGAAAGAAATTGTAAAATGACTTTGAAAGCAGAGGAAAGCTTTGTATGATTTCAAGTTTTGGTGAGAGCTGTTATGATAAACCCTTCTTTGTATGTGGTTATATAGGCCAATCACAAGTTGTAGAATCCTACTGATATGCATTGGATAGGCATTATGTGGCACTAGCTAAAGAATACTTGTATGGTTGAGTTTTTGTGCAGCACTGTTTAGAGACAATAGCACATGATTATGCCTTCCAACTAATCATCAGACTATTTAGACTTTGAAACTATGCCTAAAAGCAGAAGGTCCCACTGATATTCACAACAAACAACATATGGAAACCTCATCTTCATGAAAATGGTGGATTTAGGGACCACCTGGAGACATTTCTTGGTGTTGAATCAACAAGTTGTAGTCAGCATTCCAATGATCAATTATAATACTTAAGTCATGGCCCAG belongs to Solanum stenotomum isolate F172 chromosome 1, ASM1918654v1, whole genome shotgun sequence and includes:
- the LOC125868547 gene encoding auxin-responsive protein SAUR21-like isoform X2, producing MVFDEIPVKSISCQAALKLRCGWRPCTRIMAILRMIKKSSTTRDVPKGHFVVYVGETQKKRFVVPISFLSEPLFQNLLSQVEEEFGFNHPMGGVTIPCSEDFFIDLTSRLRK
- the LOC125868547 gene encoding auxin-responsive protein SAUR21-like isoform X1; this translates as MCFLLCLCCMLSHWSRNSRPLHNAVMVFDEIPVKSISCQAALKLRCGWRPCTRIMAILRMIKKSSTTRDVPKGHFVVYVGETQKKRFVVPISFLSEPLFQNLLSQVEEEFGFNHPMGGVTIPCSEDFFIDLTSRLRK